In the Acidimicrobiales bacterium genome, one interval contains:
- a CDS encoding HU family DNA-binding protein: MNKSELVTAIAEKTDVTKTDVDAVLTGLFDVVADVVAAGDEKVQIPGWISFEQTTRSARKGRNPQTGEELDIPATKAVKVSAGSKLKAAAKGA, encoded by the coding sequence ATGAACAAGAGCGAACTCGTGACAGCGATCGCTGAGAAGACCGACGTCACGAAGACCGACGTCGATGCCGTACTGACAGGTCTCTTCGACGTCGTCGCCGACGTCGTCGCCGCCGGCGACGAGAAGGTGCAGATCCCCGGGTGGATCAGCTTCGAGCAGACCACCCGGTCGGCCAGGAAGGGTCGTAACCCCCAGACGGGCGAGGAGCTGGACATTCCGGCGACCAAGGCCGTCAAGGTGTCGGCCGGTTCCAAGCTGAAGGCGGCCGCCAAGGGCGCCTGA
- a CDS encoding sigma-70 family RNA polymerase sigma factor produces the protein MTPPPATNSAEAFEAHVLPELDVLYRVARSITRNPTDAEDLVQDTLLRAYRAIDRFDGRYPRAWLLTIMRNAQINRVRRRRPELMRDPDTTLERLADEDAEALDVEALVVEATFDATVAAALDDLPEKFRAVVELVDMEGLAYQEAADRLGIPVGTVMSRLHRARRRMRDALDESDVARRYRR, from the coding sequence GTGACCCCTCCACCGGCCACGAACTCCGCCGAGGCGTTCGAGGCCCATGTGCTGCCCGAACTCGACGTTCTCTACCGCGTCGCGCGGTCGATCACCCGCAACCCGACCGACGCCGAGGATCTCGTACAGGACACCCTGTTGCGTGCGTACAGGGCCATCGACCGTTTCGACGGGCGCTATCCACGCGCCTGGCTGCTCACCATCATGCGAAACGCCCAGATCAACCGGGTCCGCCGCAGGCGCCCGGAGCTCATGCGGGATCCCGACACCACGCTCGAACGCCTGGCCGACGAGGACGCAGAGGCACTCGACGTCGAGGCTCTCGTCGTCGAGGCGACCTTCGACGCGACCGTGGCCGCTGCGCTCGACGACCTGCCCGAGAAGTTCCGCGCCGTCGTGGAGCTCGTCGACATGGAGGGCCTCGCGTACCAGGAGGCAGCGGATCGACTCGGCATTCCGGTCGGTACGGTCATGAGCCGTCTCCATCGCGCTCGCAGGCGCATGCGCGACGCTCTCGACGAGTCCGATGTCGCTCGGAGGTACCGCCGATGA
- the bcp gene encoding thioredoxin-dependent thiol peroxidase produces MADQKLAPGDRAPQFTLRDQTGEKVKLTGLKGRRVFVYFYPKALTPGCTTQSIGLSEIAAEVGDTVIIGISPDEPDRQKAFDDKHGLGFTLLSDADHDVAERYGVWGEKKMYGKSYMGIIRSAFLISPTGRIEGAWYKVSPKDTPKKLLAALKADS; encoded by the coding sequence ATGGCAGACCAGAAGCTCGCGCCCGGTGACCGGGCACCCCAGTTCACGCTCCGCGACCAGACCGGCGAGAAGGTGAAGCTCACAGGCCTGAAGGGCCGGCGGGTGTTCGTGTACTTCTATCCGAAGGCTCTGACCCCCGGGTGTACGACCCAGTCGATCGGGCTCAGCGAGATCGCCGCTGAGGTGGGCGACACCGTGATCATCGGAATCAGCCCCGACGAACCGGACCGTCAGAAGGCCTTCGACGACAAGCACGGCCTCGGTTTCACCCTGCTGTCGGACGCCGACCACGACGTGGCCGAGCGTTACGGCGTGTGGGGTGAGAAGAAGATGTACGGGAAGTCCTACATGGGGATCATCCGTTCCGCGTTCCTGATCTCGCCGACGGGGCGGATCGAGGGCGCCTGGTACAAGGTGAGTCCGAAGGACACCCCCAAGAAGCTCCTTGCCGCGTTGAAGGCCGACTCGTGA
- a CDS encoding zf-HC2 domain-containing protein: MRTTRHRRTRRRLDAYVDAELAAGVVPDVERHLDECPDCRTTVVLIRRLKRSLARLARDDRTALERLRGWVAAELTGPRGDPR, from the coding sequence ATGCGGACGACGCGCCATCGGCGAACTCGGCGCCGCCTCGACGCCTACGTCGACGCGGAACTGGCCGCCGGAGTCGTTCCCGACGTGGAACGCCACCTCGACGAGTGCCCGGACTGTCGCACCACCGTGGTGCTGATCCGACGTCTCAAGCGCTCGCTGGCACGTCTCGCTCGCGACGATCGGACGGCCCTCGAGCGGCTGCGCGGATGGGTCGCAGCGGAGCTCACCGGGCCCCGCGGCGATCCTCGCTGA
- a CDS encoding beta-ketoacyl-ACP synthase II — protein MTRRRVVVTGIGVLASCGIGRDAFWAGLLADPPEGVRLVPDFDPLPYFDNPKDARRQDRFAQFAIAAGAEALEQSGDPGADPDRTGVLLGTGIGGLQTLETQVQVLLEKGPRRVSPFLVPMMMANAGAAAISMRYGFRGPCETVVTACASSNQAIGNATEMIRNGRCDVMITGGSEATNTPTGTQAFINMTATSAAGISRPFDAERDGFMHAEGGAILVLEELEHAQARGADILGEIAGYATTADAYHITAPRPQGAGAVRCMEIAIENAELSADDIVHVNAHGTSTPLNDAAEAEAMAKVFGEPGPLVTSTKGVTGHALGAAGALEAVAVLMAMEHRLIPPTAGWATQDPELPTMRLVTGSAAPWEPGPSLSNSFGFGGHNATVVISPPPT, from the coding sequence ATGACTCGCCGTCGCGTCGTCGTCACGGGCATCGGCGTCCTCGCGTCGTGCGGGATCGGTCGGGACGCGTTCTGGGCCGGACTCCTGGCGGATCCGCCCGAAGGGGTTCGTCTGGTTCCCGACTTCGACCCACTCCCCTACTTCGACAACCCCAAAGACGCCCGCCGCCAGGATCGCTTCGCCCAGTTCGCCATCGCGGCCGGCGCAGAGGCGCTCGAGCAGTCCGGTGACCCCGGCGCGGACCCCGATCGGACCGGTGTCCTGCTGGGAACCGGCATCGGTGGGCTCCAGACGCTCGAGACGCAGGTCCAGGTCCTCCTCGAGAAGGGCCCGCGTCGCGTCTCACCGTTCCTCGTGCCGATGATGATGGCGAATGCCGGAGCGGCCGCCATCTCGATGCGCTACGGGTTCCGGGGCCCGTGCGAGACGGTCGTCACCGCTTGTGCGTCGAGCAACCAGGCCATCGGCAACGCGACCGAGATGATCCGAAACGGACGCTGCGACGTCATGATCACCGGCGGCTCCGAAGCGACGAACACGCCCACCGGCACGCAGGCCTTCATCAACATGACGGCGACGTCCGCGGCGGGTATCTCACGGCCCTTCGACGCGGAGCGTGACGGCTTCATGCACGCCGAGGGCGGCGCCATCCTCGTCCTCGAGGAACTCGAACACGCGCAGGCCCGGGGTGCCGACATCCTGGGCGAGATCGCAGGCTACGCGACGACAGCCGACGCCTATCACATCACCGCTCCCCGCCCTCAGGGTGCGGGCGCGGTGCGGTGCATGGAGATCGCCATCGAGAACGCCGAGCTGTCCGCCGACGACATCGTGCACGTCAACGCCCACGGCACCTCCACGCCCCTCAACGACGCTGCCGAGGCCGAGGCGATGGCCAAGGTGTTCGGCGAGCCGGGACCGCTCGTGACCTCCACCAAGGGCGTCACGGGCCACGCGCTCGGTGCCGCCGGGGCCCTGGAGGCCGTGGCCGTGCTGATGGCCATGGAGCACCGCCTGATCCCACCCACGGCCGGCTGGGCGACCCAGGACCCCGAACTGCCCACGATGCGCCTCGTGACGGGCTCAGCGGCCCCCTGGGAGCCCGGGCCGAGCCTGTCGAACTCGTTCGGCTTCGGTGGACACAACGCGACGGTTGTGATCTCACCACCGCCGACCTGA
- the fabG gene encoding 3-oxoacyl-ACP reductase FabG yields the protein MSRVALVTGGNRGIGAATARALADAGHRVAVTYRTTEPTLGDDIVAVRCDVTDDDAVEEAFSRVEAELGPVEILVSNAGITADNLALRMGTEDFSGVLDANLTGGFRVAKRALKPMMRGRWGRIVFVSSVVGLGGQAGQANYAASKAGLVGLARSLAKEFASRSVTVNVIAPGPISTDMIDALSEDRQAAMAEAVPLGRFGTPEEIAATITFIASEGAGYITGAVIPVDGGLAMGA from the coding sequence GTGAGCCGCGTCGCCCTCGTCACCGGCGGCAACCGCGGCATCGGCGCGGCCACCGCCCGGGCCCTCGCTGATGCCGGCCACCGTGTAGCGGTGACCTACCGCACGACGGAACCCACGCTCGGCGACGACATCGTGGCGGTCCGCTGCGACGTCACCGACGACGACGCCGTCGAGGAGGCCTTCAGCCGGGTCGAGGCGGAGCTCGGTCCGGTGGAGATCCTCGTGTCGAACGCCGGCATCACCGCGGACAACCTCGCACTGCGGATGGGCACGGAAGACTTCAGCGGCGTGCTCGACGCGAATCTCACGGGCGGCTTCCGGGTCGCCAAGCGGGCGCTCAAACCCATGATGCGCGGGCGCTGGGGCCGCATCGTGTTCGTGTCGTCGGTCGTCGGACTCGGGGGGCAGGCCGGTCAGGCCAATTACGCCGCTTCCAAGGCCGGCCTCGTCGGCCTGGCGCGCTCGCTCGCCAAGGAGTTCGCGTCACGTTCGGTGACCGTCAACGTCATCGCCCCCGGCCCGATCTCCACCGATATGATCGACGCGCTATCCGAGGATCGTCAGGCGGCGATGGCTGAGGCCGTGCCGCTCGGTCGATTCGGCACACCGGAGGAGATCGCAGCGACGATCACCTTCATCGCCTCCGAGGGGGCCGGCTACATCACCGGCGCCGTGATCCCCGTGGACGGCGGCCTCGCGATGGGCGCCTGA
- the fabZ gene encoding 3-hydroxyacyl-ACP dehydratase FabZ, with product MSLPAPADVIPHRAPFLFVDGLTALEPGVSAAGWWDLTGDEAFFGGHFPGRPTLPGVLMAEAIAQLGAIAVLSDERFSGRLPLFGGLDGARFRRQVSPGDRLDLEVEMGRLSARAGKGSGRALVGGNVACECDLMFVMVDAAG from the coding sequence GTGAGCCTCCCGGCACCCGCCGATGTCATTCCCCATCGTGCCCCGTTCCTGTTCGTCGACGGTCTCACGGCGCTCGAGCCGGGGGTCTCGGCGGCGGGTTGGTGGGATCTCACGGGCGACGAGGCGTTCTTCGGCGGCCACTTCCCGGGTCGACCCACCCTGCCCGGGGTGCTCATGGCCGAGGCCATCGCGCAGCTGGGCGCGATCGCGGTACTGAGCGACGAGCGCTTCAGCGGACGTCTCCCGCTGTTCGGCGGGCTCGACGGGGCCCGCTTCCGTCGTCAGGTGTCGCCGGGCGACCGACTGGATCTGGAGGTCGAAATGGGCCGTCTGTCGGCTCGCGCCGGCAAGGGGTCAGGGCGGGCCCTCGTGGGCGGGAACGTCGCCTGTGAATGCGATCTGATGTTCGTGATGGTCGACGCCGCGGGCTGA
- the acpP gene encoding acyl carrier protein, translated as MSDDKFERFRKCAVEVLAVDGALVTKEASFADDLDADSLDLVEFVMALEEEFDITVEEEELEGIDTVGGAYDLVTSKL; from the coding sequence GTGAGTGACGACAAGTTCGAACGCTTCCGCAAGTGCGCTGTCGAGGTCCTGGCCGTCGACGGTGCGCTGGTCACCAAGGAGGCCAGCTTCGCGGACGACCTCGATGCCGACAGCCTCGACCTCGTCGAGTTCGTGATGGCCCTCGAAGAGGAATTCGACATCACGGTCGAAGAAGAGGAACTCGAGGGCATCGACACCGTCGGTGGCGCCTACGACCTCGTGACCTCGAAGCTCTGA